Proteins found in one Pseudoxanthomonas sp. SL93 genomic segment:
- a CDS encoding ABC transporter ATP-binding protein, protein MSAAIANTVVSAHGLRKAYRNKLALDNTSFEIEAGKIIGLIGPNGAGKTTALKAILGLTPFEGQLKVLGLDPREQRDQLMNDVCFIADVAVLPRWMKVKEAIDFVAGVHPRFDRAKCDRFLAGTQLKPNLRVREMSKGMIVQLHLALVMAIDAKLLVLDEPTLGLDILYRKQFYQRLLEDYFDEEKTIIVTTHQVEEIEHILTDVMFIRDGKIALTAQMDEVAERYTEVLVTGDTVDQARALKPIDERALPFGKTVLLFDGVPKGQLAAFGETRTPGLADLFVAIMKGTYA, encoded by the coding sequence ATGAGCGCTGCAATCGCCAATACCGTGGTGTCGGCCCACGGCCTGCGCAAGGCTTACCGGAACAAGCTTGCGCTGGACAACACCAGTTTCGAGATCGAGGCGGGCAAGATCATCGGCCTGATCGGTCCCAACGGCGCCGGTAAGACCACCGCGCTGAAGGCCATCCTGGGGCTGACCCCGTTCGAGGGCCAACTGAAGGTGCTGGGCCTGGACCCGCGCGAACAGCGCGACCAGCTGATGAACGATGTCTGCTTCATCGCCGACGTGGCCGTGCTGCCGCGCTGGATGAAGGTGAAGGAAGCCATCGACTTCGTCGCCGGCGTGCATCCACGCTTCGACCGCGCCAAGTGCGACCGCTTCCTGGCCGGCACCCAGCTCAAGCCCAACCTGCGCGTGCGCGAAATGTCCAAGGGCATGATCGTGCAGCTGCACCTGGCGCTGGTGATGGCCATCGACGCCAAGCTGCTGGTGCTGGACGAACCCACGCTGGGCCTGGACATCCTTTACCGCAAGCAGTTCTACCAGCGCCTGCTGGAAGACTACTTCGACGAAGAGAAGACCATCATCGTCACCACCCACCAGGTGGAGGAGATCGAACACATCCTCACCGACGTGATGTTCATCCGCGACGGCAAGATCGCGCTGACCGCACAGATGGATGAAGTGGCCGAACGCTATACCGAGGTCCTGGTCACCGGCGACACCGTCGACCAGGCCCGGGCCCTGAAACCTATCGACGAGCGCGCCCTGCCGTTCGGCAAGACCGTGCTGCTGTTCGACGGCGTGCCGAAGGGACAACTGGCCGCCTTCGGCGAAACCCGCACCCCTGGCCTGGCCGACCTGTTCGTCGCCATCATGAAAGGAACCTACGCATGA
- a CDS encoding GntR family transcriptional regulator, protein MTSIQWSDGAPIYRQLKDRVIAMMLDGILKPGDALPSVRQVAAEYQLNPITVSRAYQELADEALVEKRRGLGMFVTDEASKKLRGSERERFLTEEWPAVAERIERLGLSLEDLLQSKGNK, encoded by the coding sequence ATGACGTCCATTCAATGGAGCGACGGCGCTCCCATCTACCGCCAGCTGAAGGATCGCGTCATCGCGATGATGCTGGACGGCATCCTGAAGCCGGGCGATGCACTGCCCTCGGTCCGCCAGGTCGCCGCCGAGTACCAGCTGAACCCGATCACCGTCTCCCGCGCCTACCAGGAACTGGCTGACGAAGCCCTGGTGGAAAAGCGCCGCGGTCTGGGCATGTTCGTCACCGACGAAGCGTCCAAGAAGCTGCGCGGCAGCGAGCGCGAGCGGTTCCTGACCGAGGAATGGCCGGCCGTCGCCGAGCGCATCGAGCGCCTGGGCCTGTCCTTAGAAGATCTGCTGCAATCCAAGGGGAACAAGTGA
- a CDS encoding ABC transporter permease — MNAVTATMGKTSKPGAFKWLLKREFWENRGGFFWAPVITGGIVTTLYLLLAVIGSIAARRSDGGFRLDDAPEKAHEILGAFGDGVLLAGVMLACVVLAFVVFFYALGTLYDDRRDRSVLFWKSLPVSDSHMVLSKLAWALLLAPLLAVGVGVLIGVAMWIISALTITVNGLPAAGAVFTHSHPLRIIGGAIASLPVYVFWALPTVGWLMFCSAWARSKPFLWAVLVPVLGCIIISMMEILPGLDIRHDLIWYTVVFRGLLSVVPGTWFPAIGEGPADPNVEINTPNELANAIDLTRSWNAFATADLWIGAVIGVALIAGAIYLRRWREAE, encoded by the coding sequence ATGAACGCCGTCACTGCAACCATGGGCAAGACCTCCAAGCCGGGCGCGTTCAAGTGGCTGCTCAAGCGCGAGTTCTGGGAGAACCGCGGTGGCTTCTTCTGGGCGCCGGTGATCACCGGCGGCATCGTCACCACGCTCTACCTGTTGCTGGCGGTGATCGGCAGCATCGCGGCGCGGCGTTCGGACGGGGGCTTCAGGCTGGACGATGCGCCCGAGAAGGCCCACGAGATCCTCGGCGCCTTCGGCGACGGCGTGCTGCTGGCGGGCGTGATGCTGGCGTGCGTGGTGCTGGCCTTCGTGGTGTTCTTCTACGCCCTGGGCACGCTGTATGACGACCGCCGCGACCGCAGCGTACTGTTCTGGAAGTCGTTGCCGGTGTCCGACAGCCACATGGTGCTGTCCAAGCTGGCCTGGGCGCTGCTGCTGGCACCGCTGCTGGCGGTGGGCGTGGGCGTGCTGATCGGCGTGGCGATGTGGATCATCTCGGCGCTGACCATCACGGTCAACGGACTGCCAGCGGCCGGCGCGGTGTTCACCCACTCGCACCCGCTGCGCATCATCGGCGGTGCCATCGCGTCCCTGCCGGTGTACGTGTTCTGGGCGCTGCCGACCGTCGGCTGGCTGATGTTCTGCTCCGCCTGGGCGCGCTCCAAGCCGTTCCTGTGGGCCGTGCTGGTACCGGTACTGGGCTGCATCATCATCAGCATGATGGAGATTCTGCCCGGCCTGGACATCCGCCACGACCTGATCTGGTACACGGTGGTCTTCCGCGGCCTGCTGAGCGTGGTCCCGGGCACCTGGTTCCCCGCCATCGGCGAAGGCCCGGCCGACCCGAACGTGGAAATCAACACGCCGAACGAACTGGCCAATGCCATCGACCTGACGCGCAGCTGGAATGCCTTCGCCACGGCCGACCTGTGGATCGGCGCGGTCATCGGCGTGGCCCTGATCGCCGGTGCCATCTACCTGCGCCGCTGGCGCGAAGCCGAGTAA